One region of Streptomyces davaonensis JCM 4913 genomic DNA includes:
- a CDS encoding family 2B encapsulin nanocompartment shell protein yields MSVGEEIRTDESKPQQSLGTAAARNLATTTKSAPQMQEISSRWLLRMLPWVNVQGGTYRVNRRLSYAVGDGRITFVKTGDRVEVIPAELGELPALRSYEDQDVLAELAQRCQQRELAAGEVLASFGSPADEVYLLAHGRVEKVGTGPYGDDESLGVLADGAYLGDHALLAEDAIWEHTVRTVTGCTVLVLPRQDVEQVAERADSLREHLQAQRAIPAQRANKYGEKEIELASGHSGEPDIPHTFVDYEARPREYELSIAQTVLRIHSRVADLYNQPMNQTEQQLRLTVEALKERQEHELINNREFGLLNNCEYDQRIQPHDGVPSPDDLDELLSRRRGTKLFLAHPRAIAAFGRELNKRGLVPESIEMAGNRIPTWRGVPIFPCNKIPVTEARTTSIIAMRTGEAEQGVIGLQQSGIPDEIEPSLSVRFMGINEQAIIKYLVTAYYSAAVLVPDALGVLENVEIGRWQ; encoded by the coding sequence ATGTCGGTAGGCGAAGAGATCCGCACTGACGAGAGCAAGCCGCAGCAGAGTCTCGGCACTGCCGCAGCGCGGAACCTGGCCACCACGACCAAGTCCGCACCCCAGATGCAGGAGATCAGCTCACGCTGGCTGCTGCGCATGCTGCCGTGGGTGAATGTGCAGGGCGGCACTTACCGAGTCAACCGCCGCCTCAGTTACGCCGTGGGGGACGGCCGTATCACCTTTGTGAAGACCGGTGACCGGGTCGAGGTCATCCCCGCCGAACTGGGCGAACTGCCCGCGCTGCGCTCTTATGAGGATCAGGACGTGCTCGCCGAGCTCGCCCAGCGCTGTCAGCAGCGCGAACTCGCCGCGGGCGAGGTGCTCGCCTCCTTCGGCAGCCCCGCCGACGAGGTCTATCTGCTGGCGCACGGCCGCGTGGAGAAGGTCGGCACCGGCCCCTACGGCGACGACGAGTCCCTCGGAGTGCTGGCGGACGGCGCCTACCTCGGCGACCACGCCCTGCTCGCCGAGGACGCCATCTGGGAGCACACGGTCCGCACGGTCACCGGCTGCACCGTCCTCGTCCTGCCCCGCCAGGACGTCGAGCAGGTCGCGGAACGCGCCGACTCGCTCCGCGAGCATCTCCAGGCGCAGCGCGCGATCCCCGCGCAGCGCGCCAACAAGTACGGCGAGAAGGAGATCGAACTCGCCTCCGGCCACAGCGGAGAGCCGGACATCCCGCACACCTTCGTCGACTACGAGGCCCGCCCCCGCGAGTACGAACTGAGCATCGCCCAGACCGTGCTGCGCATCCACTCCCGCGTGGCCGACCTCTACAACCAGCCGATGAACCAGACAGAGCAGCAACTCCGGCTGACCGTCGAGGCGCTCAAGGAGCGCCAGGAGCACGAGCTCATCAACAACCGCGAGTTCGGCCTGCTCAACAACTGCGAGTACGACCAGCGGATTCAGCCGCACGACGGTGTGCCCAGCCCCGACGACCTGGACGAGCTGCTGAGCAGGCGTCGCGGCACCAAGCTGTTCCTCGCCCACCCGCGCGCGATCGCCGCATTCGGCCGCGAGCTCAACAAGCGCGGGCTCGTCCCCGAGTCCATCGAGATGGCAGGCAACCGCATCCCCACCTGGCGCGGTGTGCCGATCTTCCCCTGCAACAAGATCCCGGTCACCGAGGCCCGTACGACCTCGATCATCGCCATGCGTACCGGCGAGGCCGAGCAGGGTGTCATCGGACTCCAGCAGTCCGGCATCCCGGACGAGATCGAGCCGAGCCTGTCGGTGCGGTTCATGGGCATCAACGAACAGGCGATCATCAAGTACCTCGTGACCGCGTACTACTCGGCCGCGGTCCTCGTGCCCGACGCGCTCGGCGTGCTGGAGAACGTCGAGATCGGGCGCTGGCAGTGA
- a CDS encoding 1-aminocyclopropane-1-carboxylate deaminase/D-cysteine desulfhydrase: MTSLDVLHPRLPSPLDEVVDDRFARFGVRLLLKRDDLIHPELIGNKWRKLAPNLTAAAGRTVLTFGGAYSNHLRATAAAGRLLGLPTVGVVRGQELADRPLNPSLARCTADGMRLHFVDRSTYRRKTEADALAAILRAAGAEEAYVVPEGGSNALAVLGCQALGQELRGRADLVALACGTGGTLAGLAAGLAPDQRALGVPVLMGGFLTDEIRALQHTAFGGPRGTWTLDDRFHFGGYARTTPELEAFATDFEHRHAVPLERLYVAKLLYGLLTLVEEGAFPRGTTIVAVVTGRPFP, encoded by the coding sequence GTGACCAGCCTCGACGTCCTTCATCCCCGGCTTCCCTCGCCGCTCGACGAGGTCGTCGACGACCGGTTCGCCCGCTTCGGCGTCCGTCTGCTGCTCAAGCGCGACGACCTGATCCACCCGGAGCTGATCGGCAACAAGTGGCGCAAACTCGCGCCGAACCTCACCGCGGCGGCCGGCCGGACCGTCCTCACCTTCGGCGGCGCGTACTCCAACCATCTGCGCGCCACGGCCGCCGCGGGCCGCCTCCTCGGCCTCCCCACGGTCGGCGTGGTCCGGGGCCAGGAACTGGCGGACCGCCCCCTCAACCCCTCCCTCGCCCGCTGCACGGCCGACGGCATGCGCCTGCACTTCGTCGACAGATCGACGTACCGACGAAAGACGGAGGCGGACGCCCTGGCGGCGATCCTGCGCGCGGCGGGCGCCGAGGAGGCGTATGTCGTCCCGGAGGGCGGCAGCAACGCCCTCGCCGTGCTCGGCTGCCAGGCCCTCGGCCAGGAGCTCCGGGGCCGCGCCGACCTCGTCGCCCTCGCCTGCGGCACCGGCGGCACCCTCGCCGGCCTGGCCGCGGGCCTCGCCCCCGACCAGCGGGCGCTCGGCGTCCCCGTCCTGATGGGCGGCTTCCTGACGGACGAAATACGGGCCCTCCAGCACACCGCGTTCGGCGGCCCCCGCGGCACCTGGACCCTCGACGACCGCTTCCACTTCGGCGGCTACGCCCGCACCACCCCCGAACTGGAAGCCTTCGCCACCGACTTCGAGCACCGCCACGCCGTACCGCTCGAGCGTCTGTATGTCGCCAAGCTGCTGTACGGCCTGCTCACCCTCGTCGAGGAGGGCGCGTTCCCGCGCGGGACGACGATCGTGGCGGTCGTCACCGGCCGCCCGTTCCCGTAG
- a CDS encoding Na+/H+ antiporter, translating to MDVMPLLLLVAGSAVVAAAARRTPVPAPLLLVTVGLVVSYLPGVPEYTLDPHIVLPLILPPLLHTAATDSSYLDLRAQLRPVALLSVGYVLFATFVVGWAAYMIVPELPLTAALVLGAVVAPPDAVAATAVARRVGLPSRITTILQGESLVNDATAITAYRVALAAAVGEGATWAGGIGEFLVAAIGGIGIGLVLMVPIHWLRTHVKEALLQNTLSLLIPFVAYAVAEQVHASGVLAVVVVALYLGHRAWEVDFATRLQEEAVWKMVAFVLESAVFALIGLQLPVVLKDLGEYEGGRAAWYAIAIFLVVVVSRFVWVYPATFLPRMLSARIRKREENPTWKAPFIIAWAGMRGVVSLAIAFSIPLTVHGGEDFPERNLILFLTFTTVIGTLVVQGVTLPPLIRMLKLPGRDVQAETLAEANAQAQASRAAERRLDELLSDERNALPDPLADRLRTVLERRRNAVWERLGQVNPVTGETVDDTYRRLSREMISAEREVFVKLRDLRYIDDEMLRTLLRRLDLEEAAAFREAE from the coding sequence ATGGACGTGATGCCCCTGCTGTTGTTGGTGGCGGGCAGCGCCGTGGTGGCCGCGGCCGCCCGGCGGACCCCGGTCCCGGCGCCGCTGCTGCTGGTCACTGTGGGCCTGGTGGTGTCGTATCTGCCGGGGGTGCCCGAGTACACCCTCGACCCGCACATCGTGCTGCCGCTCATCCTGCCGCCGCTGCTGCACACGGCCGCCACCGACAGTTCCTATCTCGATCTGCGGGCGCAACTGCGGCCCGTGGCGCTGCTGTCGGTCGGGTACGTGCTTTTCGCGACGTTCGTGGTGGGCTGGGCCGCCTACATGATCGTGCCGGAACTGCCGCTGACCGCGGCCCTGGTGCTGGGCGCGGTGGTGGCGCCGCCCGACGCGGTCGCGGCCACGGCGGTCGCCCGCCGGGTGGGGCTGCCCTCGCGGATCACCACGATTCTCCAGGGCGAGTCCCTGGTGAACGACGCGACCGCGATCACTGCCTACCGGGTGGCGCTCGCTGCCGCGGTCGGCGAGGGCGCCACCTGGGCCGGCGGGATCGGCGAGTTCCTGGTCGCGGCGATCGGCGGCATCGGCATCGGTCTCGTCCTGATGGTGCCGATCCACTGGCTGCGCACCCATGTGAAGGAGGCGCTGCTCCAGAACACCCTGTCGCTGCTGATCCCGTTCGTCGCCTACGCGGTCGCCGAGCAGGTGCACGCCTCCGGAGTGCTCGCCGTGGTGGTCGTCGCGCTCTATCTGGGGCACCGCGCGTGGGAGGTCGATTTCGCGACCCGCCTCCAGGAGGAGGCCGTATGGAAGATGGTTGCCTTCGTCCTCGAATCGGCGGTGTTCGCGCTCATCGGACTCCAGCTGCCGGTGGTCCTCAAGGACCTCGGCGAGTACGAGGGCGGGCGCGCCGCCTGGTACGCGATCGCGATCTTCCTGGTGGTCGTGGTCTCCCGGTTCGTCTGGGTCTACCCGGCGACGTTCCTGCCGCGCATGCTGTCGGCGCGGATCCGGAAGCGGGAGGAGAACCCCACCTGGAAGGCGCCGTTCATCATCGCCTGGGCGGGCATGCGCGGCGTGGTCTCCCTGGCCATCGCCTTCTCCATCCCGCTCACCGTGCACGGCGGCGAGGACTTCCCCGAGCGCAATCTGATCCTGTTCCTGACCTTCACCACGGTCATCGGAACCCTGGTCGTCCAGGGCGTCACACTGCCCCCGCTGATCCGGATGCTGAAACTGCCCGGCCGCGACGTCCAGGCCGAGACCCTCGCCGAGGCCAACGCCCAGGCGCAGGCGTCCCGGGCCGCCGAACGGCGCCTGGACGAACTCCTCTCCGACGAGCGCAACGCCCTGCCGGACCCGCTCGCCGACCGGCTGCGCACCGTCCTCGAACGCCGCCGCAACGCCGTCTGGGAACGCCTCGGCCAGGTCAACCCGGTCACCGGCGAAACGGTCGACGACACCTACCGGCGACTCTCCCGGGAGATGATCAGCGCCGAACGCGAGGTCTTCGTCAAGCTCCGGGACCTGCGCTACATCGACGACGAAATGCTCCGCACCCTGCTCCGCCGGCTGGACCTGGAGGAGGCGGCGGCGTTCCGGGAGGCGGAGTGA
- a CDS encoding UBP-type zinc finger domain-containing protein, with the protein MKQCTHADALPHPEPGPLSETCPECLADGTHPVQLRLCLTCGHIGCCDSSPGRHAAGHHKDSGHPVMRTFEPGESWRWCFVDHVLV; encoded by the coding sequence ATGAAACAGTGCACGCACGCCGATGCGCTGCCGCACCCGGAACCCGGTCCGCTCAGCGAGACCTGTCCGGAGTGCCTGGCGGACGGCACCCATCCGGTACAACTGCGGCTGTGCCTCACCTGTGGTCACATCGGCTGCTGCGACTCCTCGCCCGGACGGCATGCCGCCGGGCACCACAAGGATTCCGGTCATCCGGTGATGCGGACCTTCGAACCCGGCGAGAGCTGGCGGTGGTGCTTCGTGGACCACGTTCTGGTGTGA
- a CDS encoding ATP-binding protein: MSQIAGEPATQDFVEVRLPAAGAYLSVLRTATAGLAARLDFTLDEIEDLRIAVDEACAILLQQAVPGSVLSCVFRLVDDSLEVTVSAPTTDGHAPSRDTFAWTVLSALAGKVSSAVDDDKTVSISLYKQRGAGPGPA, from the coding sequence GTGTCCCAGATCGCAGGCGAGCCCGCGACCCAGGACTTCGTGGAAGTCCGGCTGCCGGCTGCGGGTGCCTACCTGTCGGTGCTGCGTACGGCGACTGCCGGCCTCGCGGCCCGTTTGGACTTCACCCTCGACGAGATCGAGGACCTGCGCATCGCAGTGGACGAGGCCTGCGCGATCCTGCTTCAGCAGGCCGTGCCCGGCTCGGTGCTCAGTTGTGTCTTCCGGCTCGTCGACGACTCGCTGGAGGTCACCGTCTCGGCGCCGACCACCGACGGTCACGCACCGTCACGAGACACCTTCGCCTGGACCGTGCTGTCCGCTCTCGCGGGCAAGGTCTCCTCCGCCGTGGACGACGACAAAACCGTTTCGATCAGCCTCTACAAACAGCGCGGCGCGGGACCCGGGCCGGCGTGA
- a CDS encoding RNA polymerase sigma factor SigF, with product MRDGDGPVRDEERGTRELPAENAGDAVAPGGSRHLADGVDGIPEQARPHPEDNAATARAGVPDSAVQDSPHQRQIGGTPGRAETRARQRATGGTMSEHQRDDDQAVPATQHEAPDREPQDRSGARAMFVELRELKDGSPEYAELRNQLVRMHLPLVEHLARRFRNRGEPLDDLTQVATIGLIKSVDRFDPDRGVEFSTYATPTVVGEIKRHFRDKGWAVRVPRRLQELRLALTTATAELSQQHGRSPTVHELAEKLAISEEEVLEGLESANAYSTLSLDVPDTDDESPAVADTLGAEDEALEGVEYRESLKPLLEDLPPREKRILLLRFFGNMTQSQIAQEVGISQMHVSRLLARTLAQLREKLLVEE from the coding sequence GTGAGGGACGGGGACGGGCCGGTGCGGGACGAAGAGCGCGGCACACGGGAGCTGCCGGCCGAGAACGCTGGCGACGCAGTCGCTCCGGGCGGTTCCCGACACTTGGCGGACGGCGTTGACGGCATTCCCGAGCAGGCCAGGCCGCACCCCGAGGACAACGCGGCCACCGCGCGGGCGGGTGTGCCGGACAGCGCCGTGCAGGACTCGCCTCACCAGAGGCAAATCGGGGGCACCCCCGGCCGGGCTGAGACTAGAGCTCGACAGAGGGCGACGGGCGGGACGATGAGCGAGCACCAGCGAGACGACGATCAGGCCGTGCCGGCCACGCAGCACGAGGCACCGGACCGGGAGCCGCAGGACCGCAGCGGGGCGCGCGCCATGTTCGTCGAGCTGCGCGAGCTGAAGGACGGCAGCCCGGAGTACGCGGAGCTGCGCAACCAGCTGGTCCGGATGCATCTGCCGCTCGTCGAGCACCTCGCCCGCCGCTTCCGCAACCGCGGCGAGCCGCTGGACGACCTCACCCAGGTCGCCACCATCGGCCTGATCAAGTCGGTCGACCGCTTCGACCCGGATCGCGGGGTGGAGTTCTCCACGTACGCGACCCCGACGGTCGTCGGTGAGATCAAGCGGCACTTCCGCGACAAGGGCTGGGCGGTGCGCGTCCCGCGCCGGCTCCAGGAGCTGCGCCTCGCACTGACCACGGCCACGGCGGAGCTGTCCCAGCAGCACGGCCGCTCCCCCACGGTCCATGAGCTCGCCGAGAAGCTGGCCATCTCGGAGGAGGAGGTGCTGGAGGGCCTGGAGTCCGCCAACGCCTACTCCACGCTCTCCCTGGACGTCCCCGACACCGACGACGAGTCGCCGGCCGTGGCGGACACCCTGGGCGCCGAGGACGAGGCGCTGGAGGGCGTCGAGTACCGCGAGTCCCTCAAGCCGCTGCTGGAGGATCTGCCGCCGCGCGAGAAGCGCATCCTGCTGTTGCGGTTCTTCGGCAACATGACCCAGTCGCAGATCGCCCAGGAGGTCGGCATCTCGCAGATGCATGTGTCGCGCCTGCTGGCGCGCACCCTGGCCCAGCTGCGGGAGAAGCTGCTGGTCGAGGAGTAG
- a CDS encoding diacylglycerol/lipid kinase family protein, which produces MRALLVVNPAATTTSARTRDVLIHALASEMKLEAVTTEYRGHARDLGRQAAESQNIDLVVALGGDGTVNEVVNGLLHAGPDPERLPRLAVVPGGSTNVFARALGLPNEPVEATGVLLDALSESRERTVGMGIAAGTPGTEDEGVPERWFTFCAGLGFDAGVVGRVEQQRERGRKSTHALYMRQALRQFLQEPHRRHGTITLERPGAEPVTDLVLSIVCNTAPWTYLGNRPVYAAPKASFDTGLDVLGLSRMSTVAVARYATQLLTSSPERGPQGKHAASLHDLDQFTLHSKVPLPLQMDGDHLGLRTSVTFTGVRRALRVIV; this is translated from the coding sequence ATGCGTGCACTTCTCGTGGTCAATCCGGCGGCAACCACCACAAGCGCACGTACGCGCGATGTCCTGATCCACGCACTCGCCAGTGAGATGAAGCTGGAGGCGGTCACCACCGAGTACCGCGGCCATGCGCGCGACCTCGGCCGGCAGGCGGCGGAGAGCCAGAACATCGATCTGGTGGTGGCCCTCGGCGGCGACGGCACGGTCAACGAGGTGGTCAACGGCCTCCTGCACGCCGGCCCTGACCCCGAGCGCCTGCCGCGGCTCGCGGTGGTCCCCGGTGGGTCCACCAATGTCTTCGCCCGCGCCCTGGGTCTGCCCAATGAGCCGGTGGAGGCGACCGGCGTCCTGCTGGACGCGCTGAGCGAGAGCAGGGAGCGGACGGTCGGCATGGGCATCGCCGCGGGGACGCCGGGCACCGAGGACGAAGGGGTGCCCGAACGGTGGTTCACGTTCTGCGCGGGGCTCGGCTTCGACGCGGGTGTGGTCGGCCGGGTCGAGCAGCAGCGCGAGCGGGGCCGGAAGTCCACCCACGCCCTCTATATGCGCCAGGCCCTGCGTCAGTTCCTCCAGGAGCCGCACCGGCGGCACGGCACGATCACCCTGGAGCGGCCGGGCGCCGAACCGGTGACCGATTTGGTGCTCTCCATAGTCTGCAACACCGCTCCGTGGACCTATCTGGGCAATCGCCCGGTGTACGCGGCGCCTAAGGCTTCGTTCGATACGGGGCTCGACGTACTGGGTCTCAGCCGGATGTCCACGGTCGCGGTTGCCCGGTATGCGACCCAGTTGCTCACTTCGTCCCCCGAGCGGGGACCGCAGGGCAAGCATGCCGCCTCATTGCACGACCTGGACCAGTTCACCTTGCATTCGAAGGTCCCGTTGCCCCTCCAGATGGACGGCGACCACCTGGGACTGCGAACCAGCGTGACGTTCACAGGCGTACGCCGTGCACTGCGTGTGATTGTGTGA
- a CDS encoding WhiB family transcriptional regulator → MDWRHNAVCREEDPELFFPIGNTGPALLQIEEAKAVCRRCPVIEQCLQWALESGQDSGVWGGLSEDERRAMKRRAARNRARQASA, encoded by the coding sequence ATGGACTGGCGTCACAACGCCGTTTGCCGCGAGGAAGACCCCGAGCTCTTCTTCCCCATCGGCAACACCGGTCCTGCGCTGCTGCAGATCGAGGAAGCCAAGGCCGTCTGCCGTCGCTGCCCGGTTATCGAGCAGTGTCTTCAGTGGGCGCTCGAGTCCGGTCAGGACTCCGGCGTCTGGGGTGGTCTCAGCGAGGACGAGCGTCGCGCGATGAAGCGCCGTGCCGCCCGCAACCGGGCCCGTCAGGCCTCCGCCTGA
- a CDS encoding sensor histidine kinase yields the protein MNELVHQHTALDESDLEWLHLLVSEWQLLSDLSFADLVLWVPTRDGTRYVSVAQMRPNTGPTSYQDDMVGHLVPRGRRPMLDAALDEGRIVREGDPEWREEVPVRVESIPVRRDGRVLGVIARNTNLLTVRTPSRLELTYLQSASDLAQMIAAGSFPFANQQVDMDASPRVGDGLIRLDADGIVQYASPNALSAYHRLGLAADLVGHHLGNATAELAPTHGPVDEALAKVASGWAPREFEIESEDGVIQFRAIPLKPKGTRIGSLVLLRDVTELRRRERELITKDATIREIHHRVKNNLQTVAALLRLQARRIESDRGREALEEAVRRVGSIAIVHETLSQNLDERVEFDEIADRVLAMVAEISPGKVTGRRTGRFGILDAEVATPLSMVLTEVLQNALEHGFRQGETGTVEVSAVRGGTTKEARLLVTVQDDGVGLPEGFDPHTAGNLGLQIVRTLVEGELGGTFDMVPAPERGTQVILDIPVRAHK from the coding sequence ATGAACGAACTGGTCCACCAGCACACAGCCCTCGACGAGTCCGACCTCGAGTGGCTCCATCTGCTGGTCTCGGAGTGGCAGCTGCTCTCCGACCTCTCCTTCGCCGACCTCGTCCTGTGGGTCCCCACCCGCGACGGCACCCGGTATGTGTCGGTGGCCCAGATGCGGCCCAACACCGGCCCCACCTCCTACCAGGACGACATGGTCGGCCATCTCGTCCCGCGCGGCCGCCGCCCCATGCTGGACGCCGCCCTCGACGAGGGCCGCATCGTCCGCGAGGGCGACCCCGAGTGGCGCGAGGAGGTCCCGGTCCGGGTCGAGTCGATCCCGGTACGACGGGACGGACGCGTCCTCGGTGTCATCGCGCGCAACACCAACCTGCTGACCGTGCGCACCCCGAGCCGTCTTGAACTGACGTATCTGCAAAGCGCCTCGGACCTCGCGCAGATGATCGCGGCCGGGTCCTTCCCGTTCGCGAACCAGCAGGTCGACATGGACGCCTCGCCCCGGGTCGGGGACGGACTGATCCGGCTCGACGCGGACGGCATCGTCCAGTACGCCTCCCCGAACGCCCTCTCCGCCTACCACCGCCTCGGCCTCGCCGCCGACCTGGTCGGCCACCACCTGGGCAACGCCACCGCCGAACTCGCCCCGACCCATGGCCCGGTGGACGAGGCGCTCGCCAAGGTGGCCAGCGGCTGGGCGCCCCGTGAGTTCGAGATCGAGTCCGAGGACGGGGTGATCCAGTTCCGGGCGATCCCGCTCAAGCCCAAGGGCACCCGCATCGGTTCGCTCGTCCTGCTCCGCGACGTCACCGAACTGCGCCGCCGCGAACGCGAGTTGATCACCAAGGACGCCACCATCCGGGAGATCCACCACCGGGTGAAGAACAACCTCCAGACGGTCGCCGCGCTGCTGCGCCTCCAGGCCCGGCGCATCGAGTCCGACCGCGGCCGGGAGGCCCTCGAAGAGGCGGTGCGCCGGGTCGGCTCGATCGCGATCGTGCACGAGACGCTGTCCCAGAACCTGGACGAGCGGGTGGAGTTCGACGAGATCGCCGACCGGGTGCTGGCGATGGTCGCCGAGATCTCGCCCGGCAAGGTCACCGGCCGGCGCACCGGCCGCTTCGGCATCCTGGACGCGGAGGTCGCCACCCCGCTGTCGATGGTGCTGACCGAGGTTCTCCAGAACGCCCTGGAACACGGCTTCCGTCAGGGCGAGACCGGAACCGTCGAGGTCTCCGCGGTCCGCGGCGGCACCACCAAGGAGGCCCGTCTCCTGGTCACCGTCCAGGACGACGGCGTAGGACTGCCGGAAGGATTCGATCCGCACACCGCGGGCAACCTCGGCCTCCAGATCGTACGGACCCTGGTGGAGGGGGAGTTGGGCGGTACGTTCGACATGGTGCCCGCGCCCGAGCGCGGTACGCAGGTCATCCTGGACATCCCGGTGCGGGCGCACAAATAG
- a CDS encoding TetR/AcrR family transcriptional regulator: MHSMVSTEGPRSTPARRGRPRSFDRETALEKAIMAFWEHGYEATSVSDLTRTMGIGAPSLYAAFGDKRALFDEVLVEYGKRYAAFGERALAEEPTAHSAVRRILREAAVRYTTPGRPQGCLFVHAAADCTGSEVGESLRDRRNATIAAVESRVRADIAAGELPADTDAGALARHTGAIIQGMSLQARDGASRAELEALAEIALSIWPRTSTHKG, translated from the coding sequence ATGCACTCCATGGTGAGCACCGAAGGCCCCCGTTCCACCCCGGCCCGCCGCGGCCGCCCGCGCTCCTTCGACCGGGAGACCGCGCTGGAGAAGGCGATCATGGCCTTCTGGGAGCACGGCTACGAGGCGACCTCCGTCTCCGACCTCACCCGGACCATGGGCATCGGCGCCCCGAGCCTGTACGCGGCCTTCGGTGACAAGCGGGCCCTGTTCGACGAGGTCCTGGTGGAGTACGGCAAGCGCTATGCGGCCTTCGGCGAGCGCGCCCTGGCGGAGGAGCCCACCGCCCACTCCGCCGTACGACGCATCCTGCGCGAGGCCGCCGTGCGCTACACCACCCCAGGCCGGCCGCAGGGCTGCCTCTTCGTCCACGCGGCCGCCGATTGCACCGGCTCGGAGGTGGGGGAGTCCCTGCGGGACAGGCGCAACGCCACCATCGCCGCCGTCGAGAGCCGGGTGCGGGCGGACATCGCCGCAGGTGAACTCCCCGCCGACACCGACGCAGGCGCGCTCGCCCGGCACACCGGCGCAATCATTCAAGGGATGTCCCTACAGGCGCGCGACGGCGCGAGCCGTGCGGAGTTGGAGGCGCTCGCGGAAATTGCCCTGTCCATCTGGCCCCGCACATCAACCCACAAGGGTTAG
- a CDS encoding SDR family oxidoreductase, whose translation MGVLTGRTALVTGASRGIGRAVAERLARDGARVAVHYGSSEAAAKETVAGIEAAGGSAFAIRAELGVPGDAQALWEAFDRHADGVDILVNNAGAATFATIGDTDEELYDRAHALNARAPFFIIRQGLGRLRDDGRIINVTAATDAGIPGIAATHMAKGAVTALTRSLAVELAARGITANSVAPGFIDTDLTSAVLADPGMRAHAESVSVFRRVGTAAEVADVVAFLASPDSRWVTGQHMDATGGSLLSLQ comes from the coding sequence ATGGGCGTGCTCACGGGCAGGACGGCGCTGGTCACGGGGGCGAGCAGGGGGATCGGGCGGGCGGTGGCCGAGCGGCTGGCGCGCGACGGCGCACGGGTTGCCGTGCACTACGGCAGCAGCGAGGCAGCGGCAAAGGAGACGGTCGCCGGGATCGAGGCGGCGGGCGGCAGCGCCTTCGCCATCCGGGCGGAGCTGGGGGTGCCGGGGGACGCGCAGGCCCTCTGGGAGGCCTTCGACCGGCATGCGGACGGCGTGGACATCCTGGTGAACAACGCGGGGGCGGCGACCTTCGCGACCATCGGCGACACGGACGAGGAGCTCTACGACCGGGCCCACGCGCTCAATGCCAGGGCGCCGTTCTTCATCATCCGGCAGGGACTCGGCCGACTGCGCGACGACGGGCGGATCATCAATGTCACGGCGGCCACGGACGCGGGCATACCGGGTATCGCCGCCACCCATATGGCCAAGGGTGCGGTGACGGCGCTGACCCGGTCGCTGGCGGTCGAGCTGGCCGCGCGCGGCATCACCGCCAACTCGGTCGCGCCCGGATTCATCGACACCGACCTCACGAGCGCGGTGCTGGCCGACCCTGGGATGCGAGCGCACGCCGAGTCGGTGTCGGTGTTCCGGCGGGTGGGTACGGCCGCCGAGGTCGCCGATGTGGTGGCATTCCTGGCCTCACCCGACTCCCGCTGGGTGACCGGGCAGCACATGGACGCGACGGGAGGTTCCCTGCTGAGCCTGCAATAG